In a single window of the Nodularia spumigena CCY9414 genome:
- a CDS encoding polynucleotide kinase-phosphatase: MKLTIPELSLIVLIGASGSGKSTFAHKHFQPFEVLSSDFCRGLVSNEENNQSATKDAFEVLHFIAQKRLAAGKLTVIDATNVQMEDRKPLLQMARQYHCFAIAIVLDLPEELCHERNQQRSDRQFGSHVVRRHTQMLRRSLRGLEKEGFRYVYTLKSLEVIESIEIERQPLWNNLKHEHGPFDIIGDIHGCCDELEILLQQLGYQKRSELSPGLWDYPIYCHPEGRKAVFLGDLVDRGTRILDTVKLVRNMVDAGTALCVPGNHENKLLRKLRGKNVRVNHGLEQTLTEIEALPDEVREPFTTELQKFLDSLISHYLLDNGRLVVAHAGMKQEMQGRGSGAVREFALYGESTGEIDEFGLPVRYNWAGEYRGEAMVVYGHTPVPEAEWLNNTIDIDTGCVFGGKLTALRYPEKELVSIPAARVYCEPMKPLVQNTATRTSQQELDDVLYIEDVLGKRLINTRLKSNITIREENAIAALEVISRFATNPKWLIYLPPTMSPVETSQLPGFLEHPAQAFTYYQNAEITQVVCEEKHMGSRAVVIICRDVAAAEKRFGVVNEGIGICYTRTGRRFFDDSALETELLARVNLALSQSGFWSEFQTDWVCLDCELMPWSAKAQGLLRQQYAPVGVASRVALNDTVTCLQQASDRGVDISTQLNHYQQRAEMANQYVSAYRQYCWSVTDISGLRLAPFHILATEAAVHIDKDHRWHIEEIAKICQQDPSLLLATAYKVIDLTDPSSQAEGIYWWEKLTKVGGEGMVVKPIDFIVRGSRGIVQPAVKCRGQEYLRIIYGPEYSTPENLQRLRQRGLYHKRSLAMGEFALGVEALERFVALTPLRRVHECVFGILALESEPVDPRL; the protein is encoded by the coding sequence ATGAAGCTGACTATTCCTGAACTATCCCTAATTGTCCTCATTGGTGCTTCTGGTTCCGGTAAATCGACCTTTGCCCATAAACACTTTCAACCTTTTGAGGTGCTGTCTTCCGACTTTTGTCGGGGGTTGGTGTCAAATGAGGAAAATAACCAATCTGCAACTAAAGATGCCTTTGAAGTGCTGCACTTCATTGCCCAGAAGCGCCTGGCAGCAGGTAAACTCACAGTAATTGATGCTACCAATGTGCAGATGGAAGACCGCAAACCCTTACTGCAAATGGCACGACAGTATCATTGCTTTGCGATCGCCATCGTCCTCGATCTACCAGAAGAATTATGCCACGAACGTAACCAACAAAGAAGCGATCGCCAGTTTGGTTCCCATGTAGTGCGTCGTCATACCCAAATGTTACGGCGTTCTCTGCGCGGTTTAGAAAAGGAAGGCTTTCGCTATGTCTACACTCTCAAATCTTTAGAAGTCATTGAATCCATTGAAATCGAACGCCAGCCCCTTTGGAACAACCTCAAACACGAACATGGCCCCTTTGATATCATTGGGGATATTCACGGCTGTTGTGATGAACTCGAAATATTACTTCAACAGTTAGGCTATCAAAAAAGGTCAGAATTATCTCCTGGACTTTGGGACTACCCCATCTACTGCCATCCCGAAGGACGCAAAGCTGTATTTCTCGGTGATTTGGTAGACCGAGGGACGCGGATCTTAGATACAGTTAAATTAGTGCGAAACATGGTTGACGCAGGTACGGCTCTCTGCGTTCCTGGTAATCATGAAAACAAACTATTGCGGAAACTACGCGGTAAAAATGTCCGAGTTAATCATGGGTTAGAGCAAACCTTGACTGAAATTGAGGCTTTACCCGATGAGGTGCGCGAACCTTTCACGACAGAACTGCAAAAGTTTCTGGATTCCTTAATCAGTCACTACCTCTTAGACAATGGGCGCTTAGTGGTGGCTCACGCAGGGATGAAACAGGAAATGCAAGGACGGGGATCTGGTGCTGTGCGCGAGTTTGCTCTTTACGGCGAAAGCACTGGCGAAATTGATGAATTTGGTTTACCCGTGCGCTACAACTGGGCAGGAGAGTATCGGGGTGAAGCAATGGTGGTCTACGGACATACCCCTGTGCCAGAAGCCGAATGGCTGAATAACACTATTGATATCGATACAGGCTGCGTCTTTGGCGGCAAACTTACTGCCCTCCGCTATCCAGAAAAGGAACTGGTGAGCATCCCTGCTGCCCGCGTCTACTGTGAACCGATGAAACCTTTGGTACAGAACACCGCAACACGCACATCTCAACAGGAATTGGATGATGTCTTGTATATTGAAGACGTTTTGGGTAAGCGGCTCATCAACACTCGACTGAAGTCTAATATTACCATTCGGGAAGAAAATGCGATCGCAGCTTTAGAAGTGATCAGCCGTTTTGCTACCAATCCCAAATGGCTGATTTATTTACCCCCCACTATGTCCCCCGTAGAAACATCGCAATTACCAGGATTTTTGGAACATCCAGCCCAAGCCTTCACCTACTACCAAAATGCGGAAATTACACAAGTAGTATGCGAAGAAAAACACATGGGTTCGCGGGCGGTTGTGATTATTTGCCGAGATGTAGCAGCAGCCGAGAAACGATTTGGTGTCGTAAATGAAGGTATCGGCATCTGCTATACGCGCACGGGACGGAGGTTTTTCGATGATTCAGCATTAGAAACAGAACTTTTGGCGCGGGTAAATCTTGCCCTTTCCCAGAGCGGGTTTTGGTCAGAATTTCAAACCGACTGGGTATGTCTAGACTGTGAATTGATGCCGTGGTCAGCCAAAGCACAGGGGCTGCTCCGACAACAGTATGCACCTGTGGGAGTAGCATCACGCGTTGCTCTTAATGATACTGTTACCTGTTTACAACAAGCAAGCGATCGCGGCGTAGACATCAGTACCCAACTTAATCATTACCAACAACGTGCAGAGATGGCAAATCAGTACGTCAGTGCCTACCGCCAATACTGCTGGTCTGTCACTGATATTTCTGGATTAAGGTTAGCTCCTTTCCACATCCTCGCAACAGAAGCCGCCGTCCATATCGATAAAGACCATCGCTGGCATATAGAGGAAATTGCCAAAATCTGCCAACAAGACCCCTCCTTGCTCCTAGCTACTGCCTATAAAGTGATAGATTTGACTGACCCCAGCAGTCAAGCCGAGGGGATTTATTGGTGGGAAAAACTGACCAAAGTCGGAGGTGAAGGAATGGTTGTCAAGCCTATAGACTTTATCGTTCGAGGTAGTCGCGGTATTGTCCAACCTGCGGTGAAATGTCGCGGACAAGAATATTTGCGGATTATCTATGGCCCTGAATATTCCACTCCAGAGAATCTGCAACGTCTGCGCCAACGGGGCTTATATCACAAGCGTTCTCTGGCTATGGGCGAGTTTGCTTTGGGTGTTGAAGCATTGGAGCGATTCGTCGCCCTCACCCCTCTGCGCCGCGTGCATGAATGTGTTTTCGGTATTCTGGCCTTGGAAAGCGAACCCGTCGATCCACGACTTTAA
- a CDS encoding M48 family metallopeptidase yields MSLFKTPLIGLKADSFRHPLDLQATTSLKQIPGLDMMVRNWLGPMAEQVFYVENIAASVLVGEKQLPDLHKLLLEACKILDIEPPQLYIRQHPAPNAYTFAMRGKQPFIVMHTSLVDMLTPEEIQAVIAHELGHLKCDHSVYLTPVNILVLAASIVPNVGTFLAQAIQAQLLEWVRCAEFTCDRAALLATQDPKVVMSVLMKLAGGSPILAPQLNLDAFVDQARAYDDISKTELGEMAKEARTSQLSHPVPVLRAREIDRWSSSTEYQSLLQGDALKSKNEIASQGRWRNW; encoded by the coding sequence ATGTCCTTGTTTAAAACTCCGCTCATCGGTTTAAAAGCTGACTCCTTTCGTCATCCATTAGACCTACAAGCCACCACATCTCTCAAGCAGATTCCAGGTCTGGATATGATGGTGCGAAATTGGCTCGGTCCAATGGCAGAACAGGTTTTTTATGTCGAAAATATTGCCGCCAGTGTGCTAGTTGGTGAAAAACAACTGCCTGATTTACACAAATTATTGTTAGAAGCCTGCAAAATTCTGGATATAGAGCCTCCCCAGTTATATATCCGCCAACATCCGGCTCCTAATGCCTATACTTTTGCTATGCGGGGTAAGCAACCTTTTATTGTGATGCATACCTCCTTAGTTGATATGCTCACACCAGAGGAAATACAGGCCGTAATTGCCCATGAGTTAGGGCATCTCAAATGTGACCACAGCGTTTATTTAACACCTGTAAATATATTGGTGTTAGCAGCTTCAATTGTACCCAACGTTGGGACATTTCTGGCTCAAGCCATACAGGCGCAGTTATTGGAATGGGTACGCTGTGCTGAGTTTACCTGCGATCGCGCCGCATTGCTAGCCACCCAAGACCCCAAAGTGGTGATGTCGGTCTTAATGAAGTTAGCCGGTGGTTCACCTATCCTCGCCCCACAACTTAACTTAGATGCCTTCGTTGACCAAGCTCGTGCTTACGATGATATTAGTAAAACCGAACTGGGTGAAATGGCCAAAGAAGCTCGCACATCCCAATTAAGTCATCCAGTCCCAGTCCTACGCGCTAGAGAAATTGACCGTTGGTCTAGCAGCACAGAATATCAATCTCTATTGCAAGGTGATGCTCTCAAGTCTAAAAATGAAATTGCATCCCAAGGTAGATGGCGCAATTGGTAG
- the murA gene encoding UDP-N-acetylglucosamine 1-carboxyvinyltransferase, which yields MNPSSSLPDAKLSPEADSSVLQIWGGHPLRGHVKISGAKNSALVIMAGSLLCSGDCRIRNVPLLADVERMSQVLSALGVRLTRQGDILDINASEITTSKAPYELVTQLRASFFAIGAILARLGTAQMPLPGGCAIGARPVDLHVRGLQAMGAEVQIEHGICNAYVPGSNGRLQGAKIYLDSPSVGATETLMMAATLADGETIIENAAREPEVVDLANFCNAMGAKIQGAGSSQITILGVPKLHSVDYSIIPDRIEAGTFLVAGAITRSEISLSPVLPNHLIAVIAKLREIGLTIIEDAPDCLRILPAETLRARDIDTLPHPGFPTDMQAPFMTLLSVADGDSLINEAVFENRLRHASELNRLGADIRVKGNVAFVRGVPKLSGAPVIGTDLRASAALVLAGLAAEGETTFQGLHHLDRGYDRIDLKLQQLGAKILRVGDVPADTELTSNSSIPPASIST from the coding sequence ATTAATCCTTCTAGCAGTTTACCAGATGCCAAGCTTTCTCCCGAAGCAGACTCCTCAGTCTTGCAAATCTGGGGTGGGCATCCTTTGCGAGGTCATGTAAAAATCAGTGGTGCTAAAAATTCCGCACTGGTAATCATGGCTGGCTCCTTGCTGTGTTCAGGTGATTGTCGCATCCGCAACGTTCCCTTATTGGCGGACGTAGAGCGGATGAGTCAGGTTTTATCAGCGTTAGGTGTTCGCCTCACAAGACAAGGCGACATTTTAGATATCAACGCCAGCGAAATTACCACATCAAAAGCTCCCTACGAACTAGTTACCCAATTACGAGCAAGTTTTTTTGCCATTGGGGCAATATTAGCCCGGCTAGGAACCGCACAAATGCCATTACCCGGTGGTTGTGCCATCGGAGCCAGGCCAGTTGATTTGCACGTCCGAGGACTGCAAGCGATGGGCGCTGAAGTGCAGATTGAACATGGCATTTGTAATGCTTATGTTCCAGGTAGTAATGGCAGACTACAAGGAGCCAAAATCTACCTAGATAGCCCCAGTGTAGGAGCAACGGAAACTTTAATGATGGCCGCCACCCTCGCAGATGGTGAAACCATTATAGAGAACGCTGCACGGGAGCCGGAAGTAGTTGATTTGGCGAATTTCTGTAACGCGATGGGAGCCAAAATTCAGGGTGCAGGCAGCAGTCAGATTACAATCTTGGGTGTTCCCAAATTGCATTCTGTTGACTACAGCATTATTCCTGACCGCATTGAGGCGGGAACTTTCTTAGTTGCTGGAGCTATCACTCGTTCAGAAATTAGTCTGTCGCCAGTGTTACCAAACCATTTAATTGCAGTAATTGCTAAACTGCGAGAAATTGGTTTAACCATCATTGAGGATGCACCAGACTGTTTACGTATCCTGCCCGCAGAAACTCTCAGAGCTAGGGACATTGACACCTTACCTCATCCGGGTTTTCCCACAGATATGCAAGCCCCATTTATGACCTTACTGAGTGTGGCAGACGGTGACAGCTTAATCAACGAAGCCGTCTTTGAAAATCGCCTGCGTCATGCCTCCGAGTTGAATCGCTTGGGAGCAGACATTCGCGTTAAAGGCAATGTCGCCTTCGTCCGGGGAGTGCCGAAGTTATCGGGCGCACCAGTCATCGGCACAGATTTACGGGCATCGGCAGCCTTAGTTTTAGCAGGCTTGGCTGCTGAAGGAGAAACGACATTTCAGGGATTACACCATCTTGATCGCGGCTATGATCGAATTGATCTGAAATTACAGCAACTAGGAGCAAAAATCCTGCGCGTTGGCGATGTGCCAGCCGATACAGAATTAACTTCTAATAGCAGTATTCCCCCAGCGTCGATTTCGACTTAG
- a CDS encoding TrmH family RNA methyltransferase, with product MLTSLQNSLVKQIRKLHSTKERHKQQLCLLEGTHLLQEACVVNYPLVTVCCTPEWQTAHPELWEAACSHSDRVEIVSKEILAAIATTVQPDGVVATAQRAINQTQVPFTGLVLALETIQDPGNLGTIIRTAAATGATGLWLSDDSVDLDSPKVLRASAGQWFRVATAVSQDLKATIQQSQQAGMQVVATLPTANLTYWDVDWRKPSLILLGNEGAGLSPDLASMADKQVKIPLSSGVESLNVAIAAALMMYEAQRQIIHNS from the coding sequence GTGTTAACAAGTCTACAAAACTCTTTAGTCAAACAAATTCGCAAGCTGCACTCTACTAAGGAGCGTCACAAGCAGCAATTGTGTTTACTGGAAGGAACACACCTGTTGCAAGAGGCTTGTGTGGTGAATTATCCCCTGGTGACAGTGTGTTGTACTCCAGAATGGCAAACAGCTCACCCGGAACTCTGGGAAGCAGCTTGTAGCCACAGTGACAGGGTGGAAATTGTTAGTAAGGAAATTTTAGCAGCGATCGCCACCACAGTCCAACCAGATGGTGTAGTTGCTACAGCCCAAAGGGCGATTAATCAAACTCAAGTCCCTTTTACTGGTTTAGTTCTAGCCTTGGAAACTATCCAAGATCCTGGTAATCTAGGGACTATAATTCGCACGGCTGCGGCTACTGGTGCAACGGGGTTATGGCTGAGTGACGATAGTGTAGATTTAGATAGTCCTAAAGTTTTACGGGCTTCTGCGGGTCAGTGGTTTCGCGTCGCTACAGCAGTTAGTCAAGATTTGAAAGCGACAATACAGCAAAGTCAGCAAGCCGGAATGCAGGTAGTAGCAACTTTACCCACGGCAAATTTAACTTACTGGGATGTAGACTGGCGAAAACCCAGTTTAATTTTACTGGGTAATGAAGGGGCTGGTTTGTCGCCAGATTTAGCTAGCATGGCAGACAAGCAGGTGAAAATACCTCTGAGTTCAGGAGTAGAATCTTTGAATGTGGCGATCGCAGCTGCTTTAATGATGTATGAAGCTCAACGGCAAATAATTCATAATTCGTAG
- the cobU gene encoding bifunctional adenosylcobinamide kinase/adenosylcobinamide-phosphate guanylyltransferase: protein MGKVILVTGPARSGKSEWAETLAIQSGKTVVYVATATENPADTEWQKRIQEHQKRRPSDWLTLLVPVQLSDTLADAKPNTCLLVDSLGTWVANLLEQDQDTWKNTQAEFLETVELVAADLVFVAEETGWGVIPAYPLGRLFRDRLGSLIRQLGAICQPVYLVTGGHVLNLSVLGTPLPSSQNLI from the coding sequence TTGGGTAAAGTTATTTTAGTCACCGGACCAGCAAGGTCTGGTAAAAGTGAATGGGCAGAAACTCTGGCAATACAGTCCGGAAAAACTGTTGTTTATGTAGCCACAGCAACGGAAAATCCAGCCGATACCGAATGGCAAAAACGTATTCAAGAACACCAAAAACGTCGCCCTTCAGATTGGCTAACGCTTTTAGTCCCTGTGCAATTATCGGACACTCTGGCTGATGCCAAGCCAAATACCTGCCTTTTAGTTGATTCTTTGGGTACTTGGGTAGCTAATCTTTTGGAACAAGATCAGGATACCTGGAAAAATACTCAGGCTGAGTTCTTAGAAACTGTGGAACTGGTAGCAGCTGATCTGGTATTTGTGGCGGAAGAAACAGGTTGGGGCGTAATTCCAGCTTATCCTCTGGGTCGCCTGTTCCGCGATCGCTTGGGTTCTCTCATCCGCCAGTTAGGTGCTATTTGTCAACCTGTTTATTTAGTCACTGGCGGTCATGTTCTCAATCTCAGCGTTTTGGGGACACCATTACCCAGTTCTCAAAATTTAATTTAA
- a CDS encoding glycosyltransferase: protein MPDNQISAIICTHNRDTYLGAAIDSLLAQDFSAEFEVVVVDNGSSDRTREVVEQRLGNPRVKYVFEPTIGLSVARNTGARVASGEILAYLDDDAVASVSWLQVLSAAYEHNSQLAIAGGKVTLLWPPNIEPPHWLSPGLAGNLGAYDLGDRMIYIQQPGLTPRGLNYSLRRSFLEEIEGFDPHLGRVGKNLLSNEELQMTEFALQRGWQVAYLPQALVAHNVAPERLKRSWFLNRGWWQGISECYREQLADQADMGQLQRGSERLLRGLYKALKYYANPAERFDNLVYAYGQIGYLNAAIQGLLSTNKKQ from the coding sequence ATGCCAGATAACCAAATCTCTGCCATCATCTGTACTCACAATCGTGATACCTACTTAGGCGCGGCGATTGATAGTTTGTTGGCACAGGATTTTTCGGCTGAGTTTGAAGTTGTGGTTGTGGATAATGGGTCTAGCGATCGCACTCGTGAAGTTGTAGAACAAAGACTGGGGAATCCCCGTGTTAAATATGTCTTTGAACCTACCATTGGTTTATCTGTAGCCCGCAATACTGGCGCAAGAGTTGCGAGTGGGGAGATTTTGGCTTATTTAGATGATGATGCTGTAGCTAGTGTTTCCTGGCTGCAAGTTTTGTCTGCTGCCTATGAGCATAACTCTCAACTGGCGATCGCTGGTGGCAAAGTTACTCTTTTATGGCCGCCCAACATCGAACCACCACACTGGCTATCTCCTGGGTTAGCTGGGAATTTAGGAGCATACGATTTAGGCGATCGCATGATATACATTCAGCAGCCAGGTTTAACCCCTAGAGGCTTGAATTACTCCCTACGCCGCAGTTTTCTGGAGGAAATAGAGGGTTTTGACCCTCATCTCGGTCGAGTCGGAAAAAACTTACTATCTAACGAAGAACTGCAAATGACAGAATTTGCCCTCCAGCGTGGTTGGCAAGTTGCATACCTTCCCCAAGCCTTAGTGGCTCACAATGTCGCTCCCGAACGCCTCAAACGCTCCTGGTTCTTAAATCGCGGCTGGTGGCAGGGTATTAGTGAGTGCTATCGTGAACAACTGGCCGATCAAGCCGATATGGGTCAGTTACAACGGGGTAGCGAGCGATTGTTGCGGGGTTTATACAAGGCATTAAAATATTATGCCAATCCGGCAGAACGTTTTGACAACCTTGTATATGCTTATGGGCAAATAGGTTATTTAAATGCAGCTATTCAAGGCTTACTATCCACAAATAAGAAACAATAA
- the hpsU gene encoding hormogonium polysaccharide biosynthesis acetyltransferase HpsU, producing the protein MINDESFVDLRKYDQSWFDRGRPGWYIFLWWFVQAIAFPLTPHSCNSWRSTILRLFGAKIGKNVLIRPTARFTYPWKVTIGDYSWIGDDVVFYSLDEIRIGEHCVISHKSYLCTGTHDIQDPAFGLKTGSIIIGNGVWVAADCFVSTGVKIGSNAVIGARSSVFTDMPPGQVCWGSPCSPQYARLKN; encoded by the coding sequence ATGATTAATGATGAATCTTTCGTAGATTTACGTAAGTATGACCAATCCTGGTTTGATCGGGGGCGGCCAGGCTGGTATATTTTCTTATGGTGGTTTGTGCAGGCGATCGCTTTTCCCCTGACTCCTCATTCTTGCAATAGTTGGCGTTCTACTATATTACGATTATTTGGCGCGAAAATTGGCAAAAATGTCTTAATTAGACCTACAGCCCGTTTTACCTACCCTTGGAAAGTTACCATTGGCGACTACAGTTGGATTGGTGATGATGTAGTCTTCTACAGTCTCGATGAAATTCGCATCGGTGAACACTGCGTAATTTCACATAAAAGTTACCTTTGTACTGGTACTCATGATATTCAAGATCCTGCCTTTGGGTTGAAAACAGGAAGTATTATCATTGGTAATGGGGTGTGGGTAGCAGCAGATTGTTTTGTGAGTACAGGAGTAAAAATTGGTTCTAACGCCGTGATTGGCGCTCGTAGTAGTGTTTTTACTGATATGCCACCAGGACAGGTGTGTTGGGGAAGTCCTTGTTCTCCTCAATATGCTAGGCTGAAAAATTAG
- a CDS encoding ATP-grasp domain-containing protein produces MNILILGNSQDVHAVAIKQAITAAGATANYLDTSLFPQHLKLSWQPGTPTGCLILPSGHSLEITDIHSVYWRTFFGVAVPSLPDQHQQIVATNDSMGALRSLMQACPARWVNSWQAYQLHKEKPLQLNMVKNIGVTIPKTLISNDKDQIIEFTNYLDQAIFKPVYGGAHTKKLTPEHLDSKRLDLVLRISPVTIQEYIPGTNIRSYVIGHSIYSAEIRSRQLDFREDTQSELIPVKLPAAVEQQCLKIAQILMLEWTAIDWRLKPNGEYIFLEANPSPMFLHFEKQTGFPITQKLVELLMK; encoded by the coding sequence ATGAATATTTTAATTTTAGGCAATTCTCAAGATGTTCATGCAGTTGCTATTAAGCAGGCGATTACAGCAGCAGGTGCAACAGCAAATTATTTAGATACATCACTTTTTCCGCAACATTTGAAATTATCTTGGCAGCCAGGAACACCAACAGGGTGTTTGATTTTACCTTCAGGACATTCATTAGAAATTACAGATATACACAGTGTCTATTGGCGCACTTTTTTTGGGGTAGCTGTGCCATCTTTGCCAGATCAACATCAACAGATAGTTGCTACTAATGATTCAATGGGCGCTCTGCGTTCTCTCATGCAAGCTTGTCCGGCTCGGTGGGTAAATTCCTGGCAAGCTTATCAACTTCATAAAGAGAAACCTTTACAATTAAATATGGTAAAAAATATAGGAGTGACAATTCCCAAGACACTAATTAGTAATGATAAAGACCAAATTATTGAATTTACTAATTATCTAGATCAAGCTATTTTTAAGCCTGTTTATGGAGGCGCACATACTAAAAAATTGACCCCAGAACATTTAGACTCAAAACGATTAGATTTAGTCTTGAGGATTTCTCCAGTGACAATACAGGAATATATTCCAGGTACTAATATTCGTAGTTATGTAATTGGCCATTCCATCTATAGTGCGGAAATTCGCTCTAGGCAATTAGATTTTCGGGAAGATACTCAATCTGAGTTAATACCAGTAAAGTTACCTGCTGCTGTTGAGCAACAATGTTTAAAGATTGCTCAGATATTGATGCTAGAATGGACAGCCATCGATTGGCGTTTAAAACCAAATGGAGAATATATTTTTCTGGAAGCCAATCCTAGTCCCATGTTTTTGCACTTTGAGAAACAAACAGGTTTCCCCATAACTCAAAAATTAGTTGAGCTATTAATGAAGTAG
- a CDS encoding DMT family transporter has product MWAIASVVYGIVGQHIPPLRLNFLKGIVAIALLIFTILLTGESLPTSAPQSILLLCLSGVIGISWGDTAFLGAINYLGARRVLLLGTLAPPITAIAAMIWLQETLNIWAWCGIFITILGVAWVVTERVPGSSDDSPAHLWRGIGLGLLAAIANAIGTVISRVAFTTGSMTSLWAALLRLGAAELILLAWMCLPKHQAQALPSPYRQSMRVIFATCFAAFCGTYLGIWLQQTAIKFTAAGIASTLLQTSPLFVIPIAICMGEKVSWRAIAGVIIAIIGIALLFFS; this is encoded by the coding sequence TTGTGGGCGATCGCCTCGGTGGTATATGGTATTGTGGGGCAGCATATTCCGCCGCTACGACTGAATTTTCTGAAGGGAATAGTGGCCATCGCCCTGCTAATTTTCACCATTTTGCTCACAGGGGAATCCTTACCCACCTCCGCCCCCCAGTCTATTTTGCTACTGTGCTTGAGCGGGGTGATCGGTATTAGCTGGGGTGATACGGCTTTTCTAGGGGCGATTAATTACTTAGGCGCACGTCGTGTTTTACTTCTGGGTACTCTTGCGCCTCCCATAACTGCGATCGCCGCGATGATTTGGCTTCAGGAAACTTTAAATATCTGGGCTTGGTGTGGAATTTTCATCACAATTTTAGGAGTGGCTTGGGTAGTCACAGAACGAGTTCCTGGTAGCAGCGACGATTCCCCCGCGCACCTATGGCGAGGTATCGGCTTGGGCTTATTAGCGGCGATCGCCAATGCCATCGGTACAGTTATCTCTCGCGTAGCATTTACTACTGGCAGCATGACATCTCTCTGGGCGGCATTATTGCGCTTGGGTGCAGCCGAATTGATACTCTTGGCGTGGATGTGCTTACCCAAGCATCAGGCGCAAGCATTACCATCTCCCTACAGACAATCTATGCGAGTGATTTTTGCTACTTGCTTTGCCGCTTTTTGTGGGACTTATTTGGGGATTTGGCTACAACAAACAGCAATTAAATTCACGGCCGCGGGAATTGCTTCCACCTTGTTACAGACTAGCCCCCTGTTTGTGATTCCGATTGCTATCTGCATGGGGGAAAAAGTCAGTTGGCGAGCCATAGCTGGTGTCATAATTGCCATCATCGGCATTGCATTGTTATTTTTTTCCTAG